DNA sequence from the Carassius carassius chromosome 6, fCarCar2.1, whole genome shotgun sequence genome:
TCCTGTGGCCGGTTTCATGCAAGTCATATGTCATATGATGTGATgtgaagttttcctttctctttggagtgttacaagctcttggtgcataaagaagatctgtaaagctgcaaagactaaagtctcaaacacaaagatatattctttataaaagttaagcgtcaaccacgccctcctaaaatggctcgttctaacacacccccacatgtccaCGTCACGACCAACTCcccccaaatgttcatgcaaagaaagaaggcttagCTTTGACTCTTGCTGTTGCCAccggcgccatgttgtggagacgctgtttcgttgtgaaagctaaaatactttgtttggtcttccaaaagaggacacaatcagtggctaagttgtatttacaacactgttttagaacagttcaacccaatgccggctgttctgactcacaatctgtaagtatgtttacatatttaaaggatttgccccTGATGATTCAAACtggagttttgagcagtgtagagtagagcttgttgtttgctgtttctctgatcacaaatgcaaacatgggcgtgatgcaatgcaatgcataaaaacacagtataagtcattaaaataagtaattatgtccccactggatgcaacaaatgcttgTTTGTTATgggatttattgtttttgtcttgccaCTCTGTGTTCTGACTGAGAGACAatatggtaaggggtgtaacatttccgtcacatgcttgaggcattcggccaatcacaaagccCTGGAAAGCTGGCCAATCGgcgcacacctcacttttcagaccgatgagctttgtaaaaaaacgactctttcagaaaggcggggcatagaggagacacaataatgtacagtatgtggaaaataatgtgctttttgaaccttaaaccgcataaacacattgcattacaccaaatacaaaatataatgttctttttagtagCCTCATATGACTGACCCctttaagttacgatgcttttgggagaACGTATTCgtacaaacatttttacaaacttcttaggtttacaaagcttttgggaaacgcagcccaggaTATGTTCTCTCAGTTGAGCGATCAAAACCCTGAAATTACactgagcaaaaaaataaaaataataaaaataaaaatgagtaggcctattataaaattgtattgtcATAGCATAAATGTGTCCTCTTTTGTCAGATTCTTAAATTGAATCAATAAATTCAATCAGAGTAAAAACCATGTTGGCTATTAACAATCAGATTAAATCACCATGAACAAAATACATAGATAGCCCAGATTCTGCATAAATTATGTCATGTTTAAATAGAATATTTTAGTGTAGAAATATTAAATCAGGCCTAttgcaaaatttaaataataagctACAGTAacctattttttaaaatatgaaactaCAACCGCCAGTAGGTTGCAAGTCTTAATGAATGATTTGAATATCTACTGTACTTAAATCAACCGATTCATTTAAAATGCTAATCATTTAACTTCACAGAGGACTGTACCGACAGCCTGATTGAATCAATTACTTGTTCGGGTAACGCTgaggataaaaacagaacaaacagcAGAACTGCGTCTCTGAGCTATTTTCTTTTTGACGGaggaaaatttatatattttttgtgtgtctgagagtacaaataaataaataattaaagtaaGATTATCGCactaactaaataaattataaaacatttttaaaaatatattattcaaataaattcataaaaatgtatttaaattaaaggAGAAGATCACTTTCaggatgaaaattctgtcatcattttactCCCTCCacttgtcccaaacctgtatgagtttctttcttctgttaaacataaAAAGATCATTTCAAAACTGTTGGTATAACAGTTGATGGACACCATTGACtttcacagtattttcttttCCTACTATAGAAGTTGCCCATCAACTGTTCGggaaataacattttttatttaaattgtatacaAATTATTGTTCCTGATTAGTTTATGACTAATTTAAGAACTAGCCTAACTAAAACACTTGTCAACAAATTTTGGTCTCAGTTGTCAACAATGGTCAATGCATTAGCTAACATGAACTACTATCAATGAGCAATttgttcatctttgttaatgttagttaatgaaaatgcgACTttttataggcctataattttcaCAAGCAAGTGGTACATTTTCAAATCTAAGTAGCTACTATTTTAACATATGCAGAAATGCACTCTTTTCAAAAatgttaacatatttttaattgttagtgCAAAATACAACAtcgaaatcattttattttcaacTACATTAATTTTTTATTCCTTTCATAATGCTATTTCTATCAAACGTTCCATTTGCGTCTCTTCTCTAATGCATTTGTTTCATTTAAACTATGTGACCTTAACTGTTGATCAATGATTCATTGGTACAGCTATATTTCTAGATTCTGAATAGAACTTATTCTGAAACGGATAACCAAATATGATAAATTCTCAGATGAAAACCACAGTGTtcaaagcatgtgtgtgtgtgtgtgtgtgtgtgtgtgtcagactgtGTAGAAGTGAGGGGAAACAATCATGGTAATGTAATGGTAATGGTAATTCATATAACACAAAGCCTCATGACCATGTCACATATTCATTGCACCTTTTGAAAACACACTGAATAGATATATTGGATTTTTGAGAATATGTCTTTCGTATGgagagtaaaaagtaaaaaaggaaTAGCTGTCAAATTCTGTTTGCAACTAAAGGCCACACAAGTCCTGGAAAGTTTGCCAAGCTTTGCCTTGTTTGTTTGCCTTGAATCTATTGAGATCTCGAAGCGGCAGACAGGTGGCAGCAATGTATAACTGCTGCTTGAATATTTACTGAGTAGCCCTATATTTTACAGTAGTGTCAAATTAATAACATATTATGGCTGGATTCTCGGACTATTAAAAGGGCAAATCTACGAtaggctgtttgtgtgtgtgtgtgtgtgtgtgtgtgtgtgtgtgtgtgtgtatattattaccatttacaataaaaaaataaaaaaaaatatatatatatatatatttttattgtaaatagtaatattatatattttttaataataataacgcaGTATAGTACAAAGTTTGAATTACCTACAAATTTACAGAGAAAGATTTATATTAACCCACTGGCCATTAAAATCGATGGTTAATCATCGCTTTACTTTTACTACAGAAAAAGGggcattcccagaattccctgcaccTATAGCAGTTGATTGTCATTAGAGCCTATTTGTAATTCCGAATTTTTGAACAGATCTTAATAGCAAATTTAACAAATGTATACATTAACACACTTTAATTACATGTGCAGAATTGAATATATTTGCAATGCGTAATGCTTGTAACACCATCACTTTGTTTctgcttttattagcctactgttttttatttttactctaaataaaaaatataatattaatgatcatatgatgatgatgatgttaatCATAATACACAAAATGTATCACAATGGGATGTCtttagtgtgtgtttttgaatTGTGTGCTATTTTCTGAGGTGGAAGCAGGAAGAATTCTTCATATAGCCTATGTGACGTGATGGTTTATGAGTGAGAAAATAAACGCTATTTTGCTGACATCAGCACTGCGCCAAAAAGGACAGTTCCACCCGCTCGCTCCTGCCGACATTGTTTTCACTGATAGACTGAGCACACCttcactggcaaaaaaaaaaaaaaaaaaaaattcactctttgtgcctttaaaagttaaaaataacctACATATCAGCTTATCTGTCGTATTCTTCGGGGTCTGTACATCTGCAGTAGGGAAGGTTGAATGCGAGGAGCAGCACGGGTAAATTATTGATTGGGCCGGTCCTGCTATAAAAAGGAAACGCCGCCTGGGTTCTGCACCTTGTCTTCAAGACGCCAAGATGAGCTACGGATCCGACTTCTACTCTGCCTCTTCCTACCGGAAGATCTTCGGAGACTCTACCCGCTTCTCAGCCTCTCCATCCCGGCTGAGCAGCTCCCGGAGCGGCTTTAAGTCTCAGTCCGCGACCCGCGCCAGCATCCCCAGCACCTACAAGCGCAGCACCCGATCTGCCTTTCCGTCTTCATCTTTGACTCTGGAAAGCTTCGACTTCACCCAGAGCACAGCACTTAATAATGAGTTCAAAATCATCCGTACCAATGAGAAGGAGCAGATGCAAGGACTCAATGACCGTTTCGCGATGTTCATTGATAAAGTTCGCAATTTGGAGCAGCACAACAAAGTGTTAGAAACCGAGCTCGTGACCCTGCGACAGCGCCAGACAGAACCGTCCCGTCTGGCCGAACTTTACCAGCAGGAGATCCGAGAGCTGCGCTCCCAACTCGAGGAACTTAACGCGGAGAAGAACCAGATGATGTTCGAGCGCGACAGCATTGAGGAGGACATTCAGAAACTCCAGGAGAAGTTCGAGGAGGAGATGAGAATGCGCGAGGAGGCTGAGCAAACTCTTAGAGCTTTCAAGAAGGACGTGGACAACGCCACCATGGTGCGCCTAGACCTGGAGAAAAAGGTCGAATCCCTTATGGACGAGATCAACTTTATGAGAAATGTGCACGACGAGGAGGTAACTGAACTCATGAACATGATCCAGGCTGCCCAGGTGTCCGTGGAGATGGAAGTGGCCAAACCCGACCTCACCTCCGCCCTCAAGGAGATTCGCGGCCAGTACGAGGCTATGGCGAATAAGAACGTGCATTCCGCTGAAGAGTGGTACAAGTCCAAGTTCGCCGACCTCAGCGAAAAGGCCAACAAGAGCAACGAGGTAATTCGTGCTAGCAGGGAAGAGCTCAACGAGTTCAGGAGGCAGCTGCAGTCAAAGACCATCGAGATCGAAAGCCTGAAGGGCACCAATGAATCGCTGGAAAGACAGATTCATGAGATGGAGGATAGGAACAACGCTGAGGTCATGGGCTTCCAGGTTGGTTTCATCAGTTTTAACTTTGCACGCATTTCGGTaaagatttttttgtaattattaaacaCGCTGAGAATATTCATCTTCTCTTAAAACAACCGATCGTTATATAATTTGCTTAAAAATCGAATAATCAGCTTTTGAAACATATATGCTTCTGTGAACTATAGCCTACTGCAGACAAAAGATCCCAGTGAAATGGGCGTGACCAAAGCAATTGACTTTGGTTCTCTGTCCATGGTGCTAAAATGACTTCAGACAGTTATCAGACTAAATTAAATGAACAGCCTATATTGGATataaattatttactattatcatcaaataatgatgacaaaatgtcattaaataatgaatataagTGCTTTAGGCCATAAAAAATGCTTTTCCACAAGCATCAAATTTACATCTTAACAGTAGCCTACTgtaaattttctttctttctttctttctgcaatGGATGTGCAGAGTCTCAAAATTAATGATTCTTTATTGAAATCACTGGTTTCATAAAGATCCTTTAACATACATGAAGCCTTTCCATTCCGCAAAAGGCTCTTAatagtagaatttttttttttttttagaatttttagttcttcacacaaagaaaaatggTGTAAGAACTGTTCCCTTAACGGTCCTTTGGGGAACAGAGAATGCTTCTTCTGTTGCATAGCTAATTTccctttggaacctttatttttaaaaagtgtatggAAACATTTCTATTGTCAAATCAAGGAATTCAGTATAAATGTAGCAGTTTTTGTATTATAACTTTATCATGTAACATCATCCAGGAAACAATTGGGCAGCTGGAGAATGATCTGAGGAGCACTAAGAGTGAGATGGCCCATCACCTCAGGGAGTACCAAGACCTGCTGAATGTCAAGATGGCGCTTGACATAGAGATAGCTGCTTACAGGTAATAAGCAATGCTTGTTATTGATATGTGAAAGTGAATGCTAGTGAAATCTGTATTCTGTCCATTCTATATCAACATGTGACCTATAATGAAAATCAAGAGAATGGCTTTAATGTTA
Encoded proteins:
- the LOC132142512 gene encoding alpha-internexin-like; protein product: MSYGSDFYSASSYRKIFGDSTRFSASPSRLSSSRSGFKSQSATRASIPSTYKRSTRSAFPSSSLTLESFDFTQSTALNNEFKIIRTNEKEQMQGLNDRFAMFIDKVRNLEQHNKVLETELVTLRQRQTEPSRLAELYQQEIRELRSQLEELNAEKNQMMFERDSIEEDIQKLQEKFEEEMRMREEAEQTLRAFKKDVDNATMVRLDLEKKVESLMDEINFMRNVHDEEVTELMNMIQAAQVSVEMEVAKPDLTSALKEIRGQYEAMANKNVHSAEEWYKSKFADLSEKANKSNEVIRASREELNEFRRQLQSKTIEIESLKGTNESLERQIHEMEDRNNAEVMGFQETIGQLENDLRSTKSEMAHHLREYQDLLNVKMALDIEIAAYRKLLEGEETRISTGMPYPTPASVSSYSYLSRMYSSTSTSGKKEVKDDDDKHQQSNKPGKGSSQSDDSKKSDTIDSGDVNPTNQKN